ATTTGGGCGAATTCTCGTGCAGTACAGGATTCCGGACATGATTGCAGAGGGGATGCTCAGCCTGACTTCGGACATCCACATTATTTTTATTCTGGTTATCCTCTTTTTGCTGTTTATCGGAATGTTCATGGAAACATTGGCGGTCATCTTGATCGTCACCCCGGTTCTGCTGCCGGTGATGACCATTCTCGGAGTGGATCCCATCCACTTTGGTGTTATCCTGGTTTGCTGTTGCGGAGTGGGCTTTTCTACGCCGCCCCTTGGGGAGAACATGTTCATTGCCTCGGGGATCGCCAATATCTCCCTGGAGGAGATCTCCTGGAAGGCCCTGCCCTTTTGCGCCGTCACAGTCGGCGTCATCATCCTGATGGCCTTTTTCCCACAAATCGTCCTCTGGCTGCCAACGGCCCTGGGGTACTGACCTCCGTATTTGAACTTACAAAAAAAACATTGGAGCATCACATGTCAAAAACCGTTATTCATTCCGACAAGGCCCCGAAAGCGGTTGGCCCCTATTCCCAGGCCATAGCCTCCGGTCCCTTGCTGTTCACCTCCGGGCAGTTGCCTCTGGATCCGGAAACCGGAACCATACCCCAGGGGGATATCCAGGTCCGTGCCGAACAATGCCTGCGCAACCTGCAAAGTATTGCCGAGGCAGGGGGCACAAGCCTGGACCGGGCGATAAAGGTCACGGTGTTCCTGACCAACATGGCTGATTTCCAGGCCGTAAACCAGGTATATTCTCAGTTTTTCAAGGAACCCTATCCCGCACGGACGGCCCTGCAGGTGGCGGCCCTCCCCTTGGGGGCGGACATCGAGATTGAAGCTGTTTTTGAGTGTTGATGATCGAATCAGTGACGCTTCCTGGTTTCATGAGCAAAACGTCTGGAATCCTGCCCACGGAACACACGGAAAAACACGGAAAGGGTGAGGGGCAAGGGAGTCACGTCAGCAAGTCCAGTGAAGGCGATATAGTTGTGAAGAGTTTGAAGTCATCAAATAATTCAGGAGAGATAGAATCATGAATTTTACAAAATTTCCCCGTCGTGCCTACCTGCAAGGGGCCACGCCCATCGAACCCATGGGCAATCTGAGCAAAACTTTGGGAAAAGGGGTCAATCTGTTCGTCAAGCGCGACGA
This is a stretch of genomic DNA from Desulfonatronum thioautotrophicum. It encodes these proteins:
- a CDS encoding RidA family protein produces the protein MSKTVIHSDKAPKAVGPYSQAIASGPLLFTSGQLPLDPETGTIPQGDIQVRAEQCLRNLQSIAEAGGTSLDRAIKVTVFLTNMADFQAVNQVYSQFFKEPYPARTALQVAALPLGADIEIEAVFEC